A stretch of the uncultured Cohaesibacter sp. genome encodes the following:
- the tsaB gene encoding tRNA (adenosine(37)-N6)-threonylcarbamoyltransferase complex dimerization subunit type 1 TsaB, translating to MTQSPDICLALDTALDACSVGLAISEDGESRQFGRSLNLGRGHAEHLMTELASLLSEAGLTYQDLTRLAVTVGPGSFTGLRVGLATARSLALALDIPLIGTSTLEALALTAEPEAKKPLAVLIDARRDQVYGQLFAMDKDTPQALTEAAALKAADFAALCVTHDVGGLIGSGAPLIKEADQQLAPLPVEATMVPDMQRLARWALTQPVPRTIPAPLYLRGPDAKPQAAKAIARR from the coding sequence ATGACCCAATCGCCCGACATTTGCCTTGCCCTTGATACTGCTCTTGATGCCTGTTCTGTTGGCCTTGCCATAAGCGAAGACGGCGAGTCGCGCCAGTTTGGCCGATCGCTCAATTTGGGACGCGGGCATGCAGAGCATTTGATGACCGAGCTGGCCAGCTTGCTGAGCGAGGCGGGCTTAACATATCAGGATCTCACCCGGCTGGCGGTGACAGTTGGGCCGGGCAGTTTCACCGGATTGCGGGTTGGGCTCGCCACTGCACGATCGCTGGCATTGGCGCTTGATATCCCGTTGATCGGCACATCGACCCTCGAGGCGCTTGCTTTAACAGCCGAGCCGGAGGCAAAGAAGCCGCTGGCTGTGTTGATCGACGCGCGACGCGATCAGGTTTACGGCCAGCTCTTCGCCATGGATAAAGACACCCCGCAAGCGCTCACTGAGGCCGCTGCGCTGAAGGCCGCAGATTTTGCCGCGCTTTGCGTGACCCATGATGTGGGCGGACTGATCGGATCCGGTGCGCCGTTGATCAAAGAGGCGGATCAACAACTGGCCCCATTGCCGGTTGAGGCGACGATGGTCCCCGATATGCAGCGGCTGGCGCGTTGGGCGTTGACGCAGCCGGTGCCCCGGACCATTCCTGCACCGCTTTATCTCAGAGGACCAGATGCCAAGCCGCAAGCCGCCAAGGCGATTGCGCGACGCTAG
- a CDS encoding Fur family transcriptional regulator: MALNKKTKIEDLCSDAGMRMTEQRRVIARVLDDAEDHPDVEELYGRASRIDGNISISTVYRTVKLFEDAGIIERHDFRDGRSRYETIDEEHHDHLIDLRSGKVIEFRDEEIERLQVEVARRLGFKLVDHRLELYGIPLDDKES, from the coding sequence ATGGCATTGAACAAGAAAACAAAAATTGAGGATCTGTGCAGTGATGCGGGCATGCGCATGACAGAGCAGCGCCGGGTCATTGCGCGCGTTCTTGACGATGCGGAAGATCATCCCGATGTTGAGGAGCTGTATGGCCGCGCCTCGCGGATTGATGGCAATATTTCCATTTCCACGGTCTATCGAACCGTCAAACTGTTCGAGGATGCGGGCATCATCGAACGCCATGACTTCCGCGATGGGCGTTCGCGCTATGAGACCATCGATGAAGAGCATCACGACCATCTGATTGATCTGAGAAGCGGCAAGGTCATCGAATTCCGCGACGAGGAAATCGAGCGACTACAAGTCGAGGTGGCCCGTCGTCTGGGCTTCAAGCTGGTGGACCATCGGCTGGAGCTTTATGGCATCCCACTGGACGACAAGGAAAGCTGA
- a CDS encoding NifU family protein, translating into MFIQTEATPNPATLKFLPGKVVLEDGTMDFRTAAEAEQSPLAEKLFTIDGVEGVFFGFDFVSITKGDTDWQHIKPAILGAIMEHFMSGASILKQSGEKGPVGEDFDEEDAETVATIKELLETRVRPAVAQDGGDITFYGFRDGVVFLQMRGACAGCPSSTATLKHGIENLLRHFLPDVQEVRAVQ; encoded by the coding sequence ATGTTCATTCAGACAGAAGCAACCCCCAATCCCGCGACTTTGAAATTCCTTCCGGGCAAGGTTGTGCTGGAAGATGGCACGATGGATTTTCGCACGGCAGCAGAAGCCGAACAGTCGCCTCTGGCGGAAAAACTCTTCACCATTGATGGCGTCGAAGGGGTTTTCTTCGGGTTCGACTTTGTTTCCATCACCAAAGGCGACACCGACTGGCAGCATATCAAGCCGGCCATTCTGGGCGCGATCATGGAGCATTTCATGTCGGGCGCGTCGATCCTGAAACAGAGCGGCGAAAAAGGTCCGGTTGGCGAAGATTTCGACGAAGAGGATGCGGAAACCGTAGCAACCATCAAGGAATTGCTGGAAACTCGCGTTCGCCCTGCTGTTGCACAGGATGGCGGTGACATTACCTTCTACGGCTTCCGCGATGGTGTTGTGTTCCTGCAGATGCGCGGTGCCTGTGCCGGTTGCCCGTCTTCGACGGCGACCCTTAAGCACGGTATCGAAAATCTGCTGCGTCACTTCCTGCCAGACGTTCAGGAAGTGCGCGCGGTTCAATAA
- a CDS encoding lysophospholipid acyltransferase family protein, with translation MEPLSSYNRLASIRASLATALITVVALILIPFQYLSVTLSLPTKRWIPVLFHRIVCGVLGVRVTVNGSCVEGGAVLITANHCSWLDISVLSRVQPLSFIAKSEVASWPIFGLFAKLQRSIFVNRSKRTETGDVAREIAKRLKDGDAMVLFAEGTSSDGNRVLPFRTALIGAAKAAMVADMRDARNKGIEPQEQAVWIQPLSVAYNGLQGIPMGRQQRHLAAWYGDMELVPHLWTIMKEGAIDVTLTFGEPIPFGAEANRKQVAIKAEETVRATMLRDLLNYKCPV, from the coding sequence ATGGAACCTTTGTCTTCATACAACAGATTGGCATCGATCCGCGCCAGCTTGGCCACAGCCCTCATCACTGTGGTTGCCCTGATCCTGATCCCTTTCCAATATCTCTCGGTCACCTTGTCGCTGCCAACCAAGCGCTGGATTCCGGTGCTGTTTCACCGCATCGTCTGTGGTGTGCTCGGCGTTCGCGTGACAGTGAATGGCTCCTGCGTTGAGGGCGGAGCCGTGCTGATTACGGCCAATCATTGTTCATGGCTCGATATTTCGGTGTTGAGCCGGGTGCAGCCCCTGTCCTTCATTGCCAAGTCTGAAGTGGCGAGCTGGCCGATTTTCGGCCTGTTTGCCAAGTTGCAACGCTCGATCTTTGTCAATCGCTCCAAGCGGACCGAGACCGGCGATGTCGCAAGGGAAATCGCCAAGCGCCTCAAAGACGGAGACGCGATGGTGCTGTTTGCCGAGGGCACCTCGTCAGATGGCAATCGGGTCTTGCCCTTTCGCACCGCCCTTATCGGGGCTGCCAAGGCGGCGATGGTGGCCGATATGCGCGACGCCCGCAACAAAGGCATCGAGCCGCAAGAACAGGCAGTATGGATCCAGCCGCTTTCGGTTGCCTATAATGGCCTGCAGGGAATACCGATGGGCCGTCAGCAAAGGCATCTGGCCGCATGGTATGGGGATATGGAGCTGGTGCCCCATCTGTGGACCATCATGAAGGAAGGCGCGATCGATGTGACCCTGACCTTCGGCGAGCCGATCCCGTTTGGCGCGGAAGCCAACCGCAAACAGGTGGCGATCAAGGCGGAAGAGACCGTGCGCGCCACCATGCTGCGTGACCTGCTCAACTATAAATGCCCTGTTTGA
- the rimI gene encoding ribosomal protein S18-alanine N-acetyltransferase, translated as MFFSKKASSIVEEASMGDLSVLTDIHRRSFTHSWNEGDFQKLLQDKTVQTLVLKRSSLLAKEQVVGFVLVRTVVDESEILTIAVDPDSRKTGAGRMLMEEVLRRLYRDRIAKLFLEVDASNKPALSLYQSLGFRKVGERKGYYRTASAEASLAWIMQIDVAGS; from the coding sequence GTGTTTTTTTCGAAGAAAGCCTCTTCGATCGTCGAAGAAGCGAGCATGGGTGACCTGTCAGTCCTGACAGATATCCACCGCCGGTCCTTCACGCACAGCTGGAATGAAGGCGACTTTCAGAAATTGTTGCAGGACAAGACCGTTCAAACGCTGGTGCTCAAACGCTCCTCCCTGCTGGCAAAAGAGCAAGTGGTGGGCTTTGTTCTGGTTCGCACGGTGGTGGATGAATCAGAAATTCTGACCATTGCGGTGGATCCGGACAGTCGCAAAACGGGCGCGGGGCGGATGCTGATGGAGGAGGTCTTGCGGCGGCTTTATCGAGATCGGATTGCAAAACTCTTTCTGGAGGTGGACGCGAGCAACAAACCTGCGCTATCTCTGTATCAGTCACTGGGCTTTCGCAAGGTTGGCGAACGCAAGGGATATTACCGTACTGCGTCCGCCGAGGCATCGCTGGCCTGGATCATGCAGATCGACGTCGCCGGATCCTGA